Proteins co-encoded in one Desulfomicrobium macestii genomic window:
- the pal gene encoding peptidoglycan-associated lipoprotein Pal, with protein MKKSSVIVLIVLAFSLVMVGGCSKKVSSTPAGTSAAGSSTETGGLSAEQLEAQRLAELRRQAIDKIGADRIYFAFDKSELTDLSRQVLAEKAELLKAHPSLSLLIEGHCDERGTNEYNMALGERRARAAYEYLVLMGIESGRLTIISYGEEYPAVPGSNEEAWAKNRRDEFKASVN; from the coding sequence ATGAAAAAATCAAGCGTGATCGTGCTGATCGTTCTGGCCTTCAGCCTCGTCATGGTCGGCGGTTGTTCCAAGAAAGTGAGCTCCACTCCCGCAGGGACCTCGGCCGCCGGTTCGAGCACGGAAACGGGCGGTTTGAGCGCCGAGCAGCTCGAAGCGCAGCGCCTGGCCGAGCTCAGACGTCAGGCCATCGACAAGATCGGTGCCGACCGGATCTATTTCGCCTTCGACAAAAGCGAGCTGACGGATCTGTCCCGTCAGGTTTTGGCTGAGAAGGCCGAGTTGTTGAAGGCCCATCCGTCCCTGTCCTTGCTTATCGAAGGGCACTGCGACGAGCGCGGCACCAACGAGTACAACATGGCTCTTGGCGAACGCCGGGCCAGGGCTGCCTATGAATATCTGGTCCTCATGGGGATCGAGTCCGGCCGGTTGACGATCATCAGCTACGGCGAAGAGTATCCGGCCGTACCCGGTTCCAACGAAGAGGCCTGGGCCAAGAACCGGCGCGACGAATTCAAGGCTTCGGTAAACTAG
- a CDS encoding L,D-transpeptidase family protein: MGLFLLASLPGATALAEDHPLWFKDGRPVAQALEAVAILTDAAEEGLSPRKYGATALAQALAATQRAEALSSGVIMRLEQDLTDAMLRYFNDLHFGQVDPRQIQENFTPNAPDRFDPAAHLRRAVHGMRLREAVAEAAPQVPLYDRLRRALAHYRGLAADPVFSKLWQSALPPLPNGKLEIGQTYAGMPLVTLRLIALGDLPRETIVTEHYEGHIVKGIMDFQVRHGLEPDGVIGRKTLAQLEIAPSVRVRQIELSMERLRWTPLLHASRMIAVNIPEHILEAYEVENGTIDVQTSMRVIIGSALDTRTPLFDGRMRFIEFSPYWNVPLSIARSEVVPKILRDPSYFTRQGFELVAADGRIITTLSLDDLDAVRRGQMRIRQRPGPKNALGDIKFIFPNKDSIFLHHTPTTHLFEKQRRDLSHGCIRVEDPVGLAKFVLQHDQVWGEERIREAMSSGVSTTLRLREPPQVVLAYNTVQVKNDGRVHFFQDIYGQDKLLDQALRRSVQASQ, translated from the coding sequence ATGGGCCTGTTTTTATTGGCGAGTCTCCCCGGAGCAACGGCCCTTGCCGAGGACCATCCGCTCTGGTTCAAGGACGGGCGACCAGTTGCTCAGGCGCTGGAGGCTGTAGCCATTCTGACGGATGCTGCCGAGGAGGGGCTCTCGCCCCGAAAATACGGTGCCACCGCTCTTGCTCAGGCGCTGGCGGCAACGCAGCGGGCCGAAGCGCTGTCGTCAGGGGTTATCATGCGCCTTGAGCAGGATTTGACGGACGCCATGCTCCGCTACTTCAACGACCTGCATTTCGGTCAGGTCGATCCCCGGCAAATTCAGGAAAATTTCACGCCCAATGCCCCCGACAGGTTTGATCCGGCGGCTCACCTGAGGAGGGCGGTGCACGGCATGCGTTTGCGCGAGGCCGTGGCCGAGGCCGCTCCGCAGGTGCCGCTTTATGACCGTCTGCGTCGAGCCCTGGCGCACTATCGCGGACTGGCGGCGGATCCGGTTTTCAGCAAACTGTGGCAGTCTGCGCTGCCTCCTCTGCCCAACGGCAAACTGGAAATCGGGCAGACCTATGCCGGGATGCCGCTGGTCACGCTGCGCCTCATCGCCCTTGGCGACCTGCCGCGTGAGACGATCGTGACCGAGCACTATGAAGGGCATATTGTGAAAGGCATCATGGATTTTCAGGTCCGCCATGGGTTGGAACCGGACGGCGTCATCGGGCGCAAGACGCTTGCGCAGCTTGAGATTGCCCCATCCGTCCGCGTGCGGCAGATCGAGCTGTCCATGGAGAGGCTGCGCTGGACTCCGCTCCTGCATGCGTCGCGTATGATCGCCGTGAATATTCCGGAGCACATCCTCGAAGCCTACGAGGTGGAGAACGGCACGATCGACGTCCAGACATCAATGCGAGTCATCATCGGCAGCGCACTGGACACGCGCACGCCGCTCTTTGACGGCCGGATGCGGTTCATCGAGTTCAGCCCCTACTGGAATGTCCCCCTGTCCATCGCCCGGTCCGAGGTCGTGCCCAAGATCTTGCGCGATCCAAGCTACTTCACGCGGCAGGGGTTTGAACTTGTCGCTGCCGACGGACGGATCATCACGACGTTATCCCTGGATGATTTGGACGCCGTGCGCAGAGGGCAGATGCGGATTCGCCAGCGGCCCGGGCCCAAAAATGCCCTGGGCGACATAAAATTCATATTTCCCAACAAAGACAGCATCTTTTTGCATCATACGCCGACCACGCATCTTTTCGAAAAACAACGGCGTGATTTGAGCCACGGTTGCATTCGCGTGGAAGACCCGGTAGGGCTGGCGAAATTTGTCCTGCAACACGATCAGGTCTGGGGCGAGGAGCGCATTCGCGAAGCGATGAGTTCAGGCGTTTCCACCACGCTTCGTTTGCGTGAACCCCCTCAGGTCGTGTTGGCCTACAACACGGTGCAGGTCAAAAACGATGGTCGCGTCCATTTTTTTCAGGACATATACGGCCAGGACAAACTTCTCGATCAGGCCTTGCGCAGGTCTGTTCAAGCCAGCCAATGA
- a CDS encoding YcbK family protein → MKQSRRHFLCSMANLAVAGVALTIAPSAFAAKPGARSLTFAHTHTGEKLHIVYSTGNQYVPGALKTLNRFLRDHYTGQIGRMDPKLFDLLYKLKLTLGSNEPFEIVSGYRCPATNTKLRRKGGGGVAKRSLHMEGKALDLRLADVSLADLRDAAKASRKGGVGFYPKDGFVHVDTGAVRSW, encoded by the coding sequence ATGAAACAATCACGTCGCCACTTTCTCTGCAGCATGGCCAATCTGGCCGTAGCCGGTGTCGCTCTGACCATCGCCCCTTCGGCCTTTGCGGCCAAGCCCGGGGCGCGCAGCCTGACCTTTGCGCATACGCACACGGGCGAGAAGCTGCACATCGTCTACTCCACCGGAAATCAGTATGTTCCAGGAGCCCTGAAAACGCTCAATCGGTTCCTGCGCGACCACTACACCGGACAGATCGGGCGGATGGACCCCAAACTTTTTGACCTTCTGTACAAGCTCAAGCTGACCCTGGGCAGCAATGAGCCCTTCGAGATCGTCTCCGGCTACAGATGTCCTGCCACCAACACGAAATTGCGCAGGAAAGGGGGCGGCGGTGTCGCCAAACGCAGCCTGCACATGGAAGGCAAGGCCCTCGACCTGCGCCTGGCGGACGTTTCCCTGGCCGATTTGCGCGATGCCGCCAAGGCTTCCCGCAAGGGAGGAGTGGGCTTCTACCCGAAGGACGGGTTTGTGCATGTCGATACCGGCGCGGTGCGCAGCTGGTAG